Genomic DNA from Chroicocephalus ridibundus unplaced genomic scaffold, bChrRid1.1 SCAFFOLD_84, whole genome shotgun sequence:
aaacactctgcatcagtatcaatcagagaatgcttctatcacctcttctttaaagtgaaaagtaataaaatatatccttcaaCATAAAAGATGCATCTTTGGAATCTTCCTACTTAATTACGCTATGAAACCTCTCTaattagctgtacaagtcttgaagacttgaagaaaattacaaaaggagaaataccttgttaaggctttctgtctttcaatgagccccatggtgtatttgctgctgagtccatagacctcagatcctgagagaaggttgaacagagtaatcaagaaatcagaagccaaactcaaagtacctggaagcgtTAATGAGCCCCACCGAGGgccattcctgacaaagcctccccagggactcgttagagcagatagctggaggctgtgattgcaggtgggcaaaggcagagtgcaggtggctggaaagctgaagaaacccttggtttgtttgatgcagcagaaaggccaagccctcagccccaggccctggcaaggcagatcctgtccctcacttgtggcctagggctcttcctgggacagagggatgtgagggggagcaatgccaagtgtaggaaaattctgtgacacctcctggcctcccagagaaggggcgaggatgaaacagagtcctgaggctcaaaaGAATCACAGACGCATAGAATCAATTATGTCggaaaggatctttaacatcattgagtccaactgtaaacctaacactgccaggtccaccactaaaccacacccCTGCGTGCCACATCTTGTGgtgctgtgctctcccccttccctgcccctctggctcctgctcaagccataaccatcagtgggagttgtgatgagttgcacctggactttgggggatggctggtaacagtcaaaacactgtctggagtgggggcctagatattttgttcccatgagaatatgactgtaggtcaattctcctactccataaacagtggacagcccaagagccctttgagctctcctgcacggcagcggctgcacgacaggatctccccttgagtggggacgctcacttaaggttcttctcctcgaggctgagagattccttgccgcaacagattctcggtaagtgactaatagcatgctaaactttgaaatcttagctaagggatctaaggattgattgcgcatatagaatcctttagacataaaccgttgaccgagtctgggactaggattggatccagccgcagccagactcctctctgagaaggagtttagaaagccagggggtcctttctgaacctcaggactcaacgggagggtctccctgagagcttgtctgaccccggcctctatgcagtaaataatcaggtGTACCTTGTCATCGAACCTCATAAAActctgtcgcattcactgctaactttgttaaatcactgttttctattaataaatatttcactattcatGACCAGGCACCTTGGCTCTGTCGGATGCCttaccagtgagcccagaaacctcaacccagggaagagaaatgctgagacatttcactgctgagaaagtaaaagctggcagaagccttgggaccattagtgtggacgtcccaccacctacagaagagtccagaaagtttccaggaagaagagacctccgaGGCACctaacacagccacaagcctcatcctgccctaaaaaggtatgcagaaggaaatgacttcacacacacagaccccagtTGTGAGCCTGCTGATGGACAATCATGTGCCCAGGCCGCAGTGATCccacaagcaacctctagctgctggcatgttccatacgTGCTGGCGTGTTCcatactgtgtgttgcattcatactcacgctgctggcatgtcccgtacttgggacctcacaagaaccaaggccGGTCATCACccctctgctggcctaaggggtgctctggaacacagggcttcaaacacctctgaccttgctcatggtctctgaggtcctcaggcagcagcaccctcacaactggcattcaggccatacgcctgctgcggggctatcaaggactcaggcagaagtgacctcccaAGCACCGAGCTCAtccatgaggctggtgctggcctaTCGGGCACTCAGACAGCAGTGACCTCCAAAGCAGTATCAGAgagatctgcctgtttctggtctatcagagattctggcagcactgacctcataaccaacatccacaccatgtgcctgctgctggcctgtcaggtactcatggagaaaggacctcgtaggcaccgaacccagccttgagcctggggttggcctgccacctgcagagacaggggtgactccaaaatgagcatccaaagcagatgcccgctgttatagcagcagtgacctcacaatcaacatgccagaccttggcctgctgctggactggggttctcaggcagaagggacctcacaagcatctactcTAATGATAAAGCCTTTTGCTGGACTGCcgtgtcctcacagaatcatgtagattgaaagggatctttggagatcatctagatcaATCCCATCACgtaagaagatgtccaggctggttttaagtatctccacgaatggacactccacagcctctcagggcagcctgtgccagggtcatgcgcccttgatgccgaaacatgttttcttgagttcagttggaatttcttggttttgaggattggggcctagcacataagccctgtgtggggacggtgagggacatgggcttcttcaacctggtgaacgtcctccagtgagggtcgtcatccaaaagggataacctcactcgaagtatgggggagaggtgggtgggacaggatagatataaacacatggaaggattttgctgaagagattattagcctgctgaaagaccagggcattcttccaactgcctgaagctcaaagcagcacctggggagtttagagggatgtgactgagcgaggagtaagtgacggggaaactggagagcaatggggaggctggccctgctgcccccttaATGGTTCGATGGGCCCACCATGCTGGAACCCCATGGGGCAGGTGTGctcgagggtggggagacatcccCCCGGCAAAGtaccctggcagccctcagggctctgtccccctcagcctgCCTGTTTTTGTggcctcccccagtgcctgggccacagatggtctgtgtcccctcagtgccagcccctctccccaggccagcacaggagtcctggtccaggcacagagcagcctgtccagagtgggggcctgcaggaagaggtttctccttctcaaggattcctccctgcaagcacagaaatgctcctttgctcttctccagggacaccccttctccccagagagcctttccccaggtgagcgtgtccaggctggcctggctggacattcctggttcccactgcgtgctccctgcagggccctgagctggtgtttctgctctgcagagggagggggctgtggtgccctgaggccatggggtgaccctgcactggccatgctggtcggggtgaggagcagaacttgccagaaagggatcactgctgctaagcccccttccatcttccctcattgctcagtagccaaggacagggcttggcaggaccaaggggtgtcttcagtttcacaaagggcagggaagggctgcactaGATCAATCCCGCAGGGTTTCCAGGACAGTGGACTGAaccattgtttagtcttatgtccCTTTcgcctgctgcctcctggcattgcaggggcctcgTTAGCCCGTGGGCTcttcaggttcacctttccttcaaggacactccacCTTGGATGGTCAGTCATTTTATGAGGTGCCACTCGTTGCTCACCCAGACTCACATACTTTTctgggagatcccctgagctctgctggcaaCTCCAAGTTCCTCTCTAGGATAGCATTGGCCATCAGCCGCACCACAAGTGGGACAGTACCAGGAAGGACAATCAAAAACCATTTGCACTCTTcttggacatgtgccaccaatatctttatcaaagatctgaatgaggggattgagtgcaccctcagtaagtttgcagatgacaccaagctaggtgggagtgttgatctgctggagggtaggaaggctctacagagggacctggacaggctggatccatgggccaaggccaactgtatgagctttaataaggccaagtgccgggtcctgcattttggtcacaacaaccccaagcaacgctacaggcttggggcagagtggctggaaagctgcccagcagaaaaggatctgggggtgctggtggacggccagcttaacatgagccagcagtgtgcccagctggccaagaaggccaacagcattctggcttgtatcaggaacagcgtggccagcaggagtagggaagtgatggtgcctctgtactgggcactggtgaggcctcacctcgagtgttgtgttcagttctgggcccctctgtacaagagggacattgaggtgctggagcgtgtccagaggagagctaccaggctggtgaggggtctggagaccagagcatatgaggagaggccgagggagctgggcatgtttagcttggagaagaggaggctgaggggagacctcattgccctctacaactacctgaaaggagggtgtagagaggtgggggttggcctcttctcccaggtgaataatgacaggaccagaggaaatggtctgaagctgcgacaggggaggtttagattagatatcaggaagaatgactttactgaaagagtggtcaggcactggaacagcctgcccagggaggtggttgagtccccatccctagaggtatttaagaaatgtctacatttggcacttcagggcatgctctgaagggcagagattgtaggttgtttgtttgcgggttgggtttttttttggtgtgtgtatggttggactcgatgatctcaaaggtcctttccaaccatgaagattctatgattacatgatgctatgattctaggCCCAGCCCTTGGTCCCTAACAGATTCCCCTGCAACTCTGACCCTGTCCCCCTGAGTCTGTGGAGAGCCCCAGAACACCAAGAGGGCTTTTCATGGAACAGTTCCTTGGGTGCGttcctgataccagctttggaagagcCATCCAACCTCTACCGCTGCCTTGAGGAGTCCCGTTAGTGAGAGTGGTGCCAGTAGGAAGGCCCCCTCTGACACAGTGGTTCACATGGCCtgttgctgcctgcagccacagggatgcCGCTGTAGAGACATCAGGACGGTCACAAGGTACACGAGACCttagggggaacacaaaggcaagggcacagcaggacagtgggggTGTGAGGAGAAACCAGCACTGGAAATGCCacatcctgctgctgtccttgaccatggctccagggaagcagcagccccgactcgcagacagcagaggcagagtgcccagcgaggcagccagggcagccccaagggccCCCAGGGCAGATCCTCCATGGAGCAGATGGGCATTTTCCTCCCGAACCcctcctgcatgctggggctgctcggACAGCTCCGGAGGAGAAGTGAAGAGATGGAAGCAGaaactaataattttctgctggcttctttatTGAGTTTATCtaaccagggagcccagatccGTACATACCTTAGGTATTTGGgtcaagagaaaaacatgtaggagaccaagaagaaaatcacaggtataaagcaaacaaacaaacaaaacaacaacaacaaaacattaaaaaaacacaacgaaataagaaagacaaatatgaagaatagttagtcctgctttttcctgatgtACAGTTGGAGCCGTAGTGGTATAATGGCCACCTTATTAATCTGAAGTAGACAccattaaaatagtttcaaaactcCATCCCTGACttccttgttcctcatgctgtagatgagggggttcactgctggaggcaccactgagtacagcactgtgatcaccagatccagggatgggaaggagacggaggggggcttcaggtaagcaaacatggcagtgctgacaaacagggagaccacggccaggtgagggaggcacgtggaaaaggctttgtgccgtccctgctcagagggaatcctcagcacggtcctgaagatctgcacataggacagcacaatgaaaacaaaacacacaaaagctaaaaagcaacTTAATatgagaagcccagcttccctgaggtaggcatctgagcaggagagcttgaggatctgggggatttcacagaagaactggcccacagcattgccctggcagaggggtagggaaaatgtactggccgtgtgcagcagagcagtgagaaacccactgccccaggcagctgctgccatgtggacacaagctctgctgcccaggagagtcccgtagtgcagggctttgcagatggccacgtagcggtcacaggacatgacagtgagaagataaaactctgttgcagcacagaaaacaaagaaaaagacctgtgcaacacatcccaagTAGGAAATATCACTGATATCCCAGagagaattggccatggctttggggacagtggtggagatggagcccaggtcaaggagggcgaggctgaggaggaagaagtacatgggggtgtggaggcggtggtcacaggcgatggtggtgatgatgaggccgttggccaggagggcagccaggtaggtgcccaggaagagcccgaagtgcaagagctgcagctcccgtgtgtctgccaatggcaggaggaggaactgggtgatggagctgccattggacatttgttcactctgggcatgagggactgttgaaagaggagaagaccttggcaagttaaggcagacttctttgggcccatcctattccatttcccaaaattttcctcaaaatgacttctctttcctcagaataatttcattcatatctttttgcgagatcagctttgtgctgccgagggcagtatcgttgcaggggcagagattcagttgttgatttccaatcctccctggattattcacttctaagagaaacagatttggaatttcagtgccccctcctcaactgagagatgaatttctctgtcccatcgcccacccagacaacccggagtagaagattggaagaacaggatccttcccttgcaggtagcccctgccgtgctgtgcttcttgaaaaatctccagggaacgtcctgcagcgatctgcagctgtgagcagccctcacccacgcagcaccctctcaacagcaggaccctcccctgccagcggttgctctttctccaaagcttctccccacatgcccgtgggggtctcccggggcaggctgagagctgaccctggcagccggcagagtccctgccccggcacacagacccacggggtgcagggaccctgctcaaggacagccctgggcacccctgcctgcacaccctggcttcacggctattcacatttcataacaagacccctcctccccctccgcctccttacagatcccataagctgtggctgtgccagctttaggagatgcctccaggaactccacctgcagtgccctgcacccagaggcttaccgtgccaagggctgcaaggatttctcctccagtgagctctcagtcatcctcccaatcctgacacctttaagctctctctctgcctcactcatctccctgagacacccaggcacCGCCCTCAgacctgctgcgcttggcagaggagctgctcctgggcagagctgtctcgctgaggcgctgcccgcttgccatgagctccctccatcccaggagcccagcccagctcagacgcagaggaccagcccaaggagttttaatgacccctctggtgggattgatgccgagtccatgaaccccagacactgagaggaagctgaaaaaacctctcaagaagtcaaagtcaggttcaaactccaaagtttcttggagtgttaatgggtcccactgagatgttgtccccagggtccagttagagcagaaactggaggcagtgatgacaggtcgagaaaagcaaggtgaaggtggctctggtgctgagtaaccctggatgtgtttcattagtgcaaagggccaaggcctgacccccagcccccaggaagggagatcctgtccctcactccttcctcagggctcttcctggcacagtgtggtgtggagatgtgcaGTGCCAAGGCCagcatagaatcagagaatcatagaatcatagaattgctgaggttggaagggacctttaagatcatcgagtccaacctttagcctaccctgacaagagccacttctaaaccatgtccctcagtgccccatctaccctttttttaaacacctccagggatggtgaatccaccacctccctgggcagcctgttccaatgtttaataaccctttcagtgaaaaaatgtctcctaatatccaatctaaacctcccctgacataacttgaacccgtttcccctcgtcctatcacttgtcaccagggagaagaggtcagcccccatctctctacaacctcctttcaggtagttgtagagggtgataaggtctcccctcagcctcctcttctccaggctaaacaaccccagctccctcagtcgttcttcataaggtttgtcctccaggcccctcaccagctttgtagcccttctctggacacgctccaacacctcaatgtccctcttgtagcgaggggcccaaaactgaacgcagtactcgaggtggggcctcaccagtgccgagtacagggggatgatcacttccctagtccggctcaccacactattcctgatacaggttaggatgctgttggccttcttggccacctgggcacgctgctggctcatattcagccggctgtccaccagcacccccaggtccttttctgccgggctgctttcgagccactctgccccagtcgtgtagcgctgcatggggttgctgtgacccaagtgcaggacccgacacttggccttgttgaacctcataccatcgatctcagcccatcggtccagcctgtccagatccctctgcagagccaacctaccctcaagcagatcaacacgcctgcccagcttagtgtcatctgcgaacttactgagggtgcattcgatcccttcatccagatcattgataaagatattaaagagaaccagccccagcaccgaaccctgggggacaccacttgtgactggacaccaactggatttaactccgtttaccaccactctctgggcacggccatccagccagttttttacccagcgaagaggacacctgtccaggccacgagcagccagtttctccaggagaatgctgtgggaaacagtgtcaaaagctttgcaaaaatccaagtagataacatccacagcttttccctcatccactaagtgggtcaccttatcatagaaggatattaggtttgataggcatgacctgcccttcacaaacccatgctgactgggcctgatcaccctgttctcctgcatgtgccgtgtaatggcactgaggaggatctgttccatgaccttcccaggcaccgaggtcagactgactggcctgtagttccccggatcctccttccggcccttcttgtggatgggtgtcacatttgctaacctccagtcagctgggacctccccggttgtccaggactgctcataaatgataccaagtggcctggcgagcacctccgccagctctttcaatacccttgggtggatcccatccggccccatagatttgtgcacctccaggtgctgaagcaggtccctcaccgtttccctttggattacagggcttcattctgctccccatccctgtcttccagctcaggggtctgggtgctcagggaacaactggtcctactgctgaagactgaggcaaagactgcattaagtacctcagccttttcctcatccttggtcactatgttggcggccccatctactagaggacagagataatccttagtcctcttcctattgctaatatatttatagaaactttttttgttgtccttgacaacagaagccaggtttagttctagctgggctttggccatcatttagttcaaagcattcataacactccttaacatacagggccacacccccgcctctccttgcttgcctatccttcctgaagagcctataggcatccatggcagcactacagctatgcgagtcatcccaccatgtttctgtgatggcgac
This window encodes:
- the LOC134509214 gene encoding olfactory receptor 14J1-like, with the protein product LHYGTLLGSRACVHMAAAAWGSGFLTALLHTASTFSLPLCQGNAVGQFFCEIPQILKLSCSDAYLREAGLLILSCFLAFVCFVFIVLSYVQIFRTVLRIPSEQGRHKAFSTCLPHLAVVSLFVSTAMFAYLKPPSVSFPSLDLVITVLYSVVPPVSCTL